A stretch of DNA from Anopheles nili chromosome 2, idAnoNiliSN_F5_01, whole genome shotgun sequence:
TAAGGTACCACTGTTTGGATTCACCGGCGCACCATGGACACTGATGGGCTACATGATCGAAGGCGGAGGTAGCCAAACTATGTCCAAAGCGAAAGCATGGCTACAGGATCACCCGGAAGCGAGCCAAAAGTTGCTGAACATTCTCACAGATCAGATCATCGATTATCTCGCCATGCAGGTGAAAGCGGGCGCACAAATAGTGCAGGTGTTCGAATCCAGTGGAGATCACCTTAGCAAAGAGCAGTTCCTCACTGTGTCCTTGCCATACTTGAAGCGCATTCGAGATGACTTGTTGCGCAAGCTAGCGGAAGAAAATGTCCCAGCCGTCCCGATGGTGCTATTTGCAAAGGGTGCAATGCACTCGCTTGCCGAACAAGCTCAAACCGGATATGAAGTGATTGGACTCGATTACACCATCGACCCAGAGGAAGCTCGCAAGCAAGTTGGTCCTAACGTGACGCTTCAGGGTAATCTTCACCCGCAAGATATGTACAAACCACCGGAGGAATTACGGGAGCTTGTGCTCACGATGGTTCGCAAATTTGGCAAGCATCGCTATATCGCCAACCTGGGACACGGCATCACCCCTCAAACGCCCGTTGAAAGCATGACTGTACTGGTACAGGCTGTGCATGATGCTCTATAACGAGAAAATTTCACCATCGTTGGTGCAATCGTGACCTCTCGTGTGCGAGATAGCCCTAAAAAATTATGCAGCATAGGAGCATTTTGTCGAAATAATGACAAAATTATCAGTTCAATAAACATTACAAAATCGCAACACCGCATGTTAGATGTTTGCAGAACGAGATAAAGCAAGGAATAAGCGAAAACAACTTTATCGCACCTATAGACAACTAAACATTGCAGCATTTTTTAAAGATCGCTGTACAGGATGAAACGTATCAATTATCAATGTTAGATGGAGCATTTtctcttttgttgtttttatgcaggGAGTGGGGCtttttggaaataaaatatttacagtTCAACGAAAAGAAATTCAATGTTTTGATACGATATGTTCCCTTGATTTTTCATTATCACGAATATCCTTCACCTCCTGATGTTCTTTTGAAGCAATAGAAAAATACGATTCCTTCCTGTTTTCATCTCACTACTTTCATCCCATCGATCCACCATTTCAATGATATTCTCTCATAATGAACTGACTACTGTTGCTGAAATTGTCCTTTTCACAACACAACACGGGAGTGCGACGGCTAATTAAACAACACTGAAAgagcgattttgttttcctcttttccgCTCACTTTTTTATTCGCATACACCAACGAACCGGTCGCAGAACGAGGCCTTTGAATATTTACAAAGCTCCGTCCTCGTCCAAACGCACTGTTTAATCTTCAGTCGATTCAACGTTTTCGGTTTGCAGTTCCTTGAACGTAGGCACCGCGACGTATGTGACCAGCGTGTACAGCTTGTTAGGTGAGTCCTCATCGTCGTTACGACGGCGGGAGAGTCGCACGCGTATGCGGAAAGGCGGGTTCCTGCGATTAAACCGTACATTAGAATCAATCATTTTTGACCGCTGTTAACATGGGCTTACCGGATTCCGCGGTGCCAGATGGCCTTATTCAGGCGGGTATCAATACGGACGTCCGTCGTTCCCATCTCCTTCTCAGCGAATTTGCGAACAATCTTGATTGCTCGTGGGGAGCGCTTCTTGTAACCAACCTTGTGCAGGCGTCGGTTCAGGTTAATGGTGCACTCCCGTGTCACCACCTCGTTGATCGCCGACTTCGGCTTCTTCTCACGCTTGGTCTTGGCCATTTTAGAGGTTGCTTAATTAAACtgcaaaaaacacaagccACTTCATTAGCACTTCAATCTCGTGTCGATCATTTGGTTTATAACTAATGAACACGTAGGTATAAGCGAAACATTGAGGCACGACGTGTAGAATACCGCTGAAATGTTGACAGTTCCATCAAGCGGTTTCGTACACAACACCAACTTTCGATGCCTTTTTTGCCGTTATCT
This window harbors:
- the LOC128731495 gene encoding uroporphyrinogen decarboxylase; its protein translation is MKKDFPPLINDNLLRAARGEPVDRVPVWVMRQAGRYLPEFQEVRAKHDFFTVCRTPELACEVTMQPLRRFDLDASIIFSDILVIPQALGITVEMKPGVGPVLPEPLVGPADLERLNQTGAIDRLKYVGDAITMMRHMIAGKVPLFGFTGAPWTLMGYMIEGGGSQTMSKAKAWLQDHPEASQKLLNILTDQIIDYLAMQVKAGAQIVQVFESSGDHLSKEQFLTVSLPYLKRIRDDLLRKLAEENVPAVPMVLFAKGAMHSLAEQAQTGYEVIGLDYTIDPEEARKQVGPNVTLQGNLHPQDMYKPPEELRELVLTMVRKFGKHRYIANLGHGITPQTPVESMTVLVQAVHDAL
- the LOC128730312 gene encoding 60S ribosomal protein L31; its protein translation is MAKTKREKKPKSAINEVVTRECTINLNRRLHKVGYKKRSPRAIKIVRKFAEKEMGTTDVRIDTRLNKAIWHRGIRNPPFRIRVRLSRRRNDDEDSPNKLYTLVTYVAVPTFKELQTENVESTED